From Rutidosis leptorrhynchoides isolate AG116_Rl617_1_P2 chromosome 3, CSIRO_AGI_Rlap_v1, whole genome shotgun sequence, a single genomic window includes:
- the LOC139901566 gene encoding uncharacterized protein, which yields MNVLGMSCNVCVHYVSAQLWHGRLGHPSDQVLTVLKHKLDLKDFKENCPCDICHKAKHTREPFPLSDHKSQGLDEQDFKDKWYCASNFCVYTPQQNGIAERKHRHLLNVARALMFQGRTLSSVLFGMTPYEYFFKKEPSLSHLRCFGCLCHATVLNTENKFSSRDHFLFDQIFQNDQNVLSPNDDVRAAYDGDGSSTSGYTSDHSPTNGSNPSNRDSGLSEGSSTSTTPMDNISSPEGNTFLNDNTTSYVHTQTVRRSSKESVLPKRFDDYVLNGKVKYGIEKIKYNSNGEIERYKARLVAKGYSQKEEIDYDETFTHVIKHVTLRCIITLAVQNDWPLFQFDVNNAFLYGDLHEEIYMKLPEGYFTKDETKVCKLVKSLYGLKQAPRQWNHKLNYALIEHGFEQSVSYYYLYVKNTNGVFIALLVYVDDIVVTGNNLTEIENFKRFLKTKFMIKDLGVLKYFPGIEILPCNYGICMNQRKYCLELLNDYGMLGCKPMSTPIEANMSVENEPS from the exons atgaatgtgTTAGGTATGTCTTGCAATGTGTGTGTGCATTATGTTTCTGCTCAGTTATGGCATGGAAGGCTTGGTCATCCATCTGATCAAGTCTTAACTGTTTTGAAGCATAAACTTGATTTAAAAGATTTTAAAGAAAATTGTCCTTGTGATATATGCCATAAGGCAAAACATACCAGGGAACCATTTCCCCTTAGTGATCATAAGTCACAAGGGTTAG ATGAACAAGATTTTAAGGATAAATGGTATTGTGCATCAAACTTCTGTGtctatactccacaacaaaatggcatAGCTGAAAGAAAACATAGGCATTTGCTAAATGTAGCAAGGGCTCTTATGTTTCAGGGGAG GACTCTTTCAAGTGTTCTCTTTGGAATGACCCCTTATGAATATTTTTTCAAAAAAGAACCTAGTCTCTCTCACCTAAGATGTTTTGGTTGTTTGTGTCATGCAACTGTtttaaatacagaaaataaattttCTAGCAG AGATCAttttttgtttgatcaaatttttcAAAATGACCAAAATGTCTTAAGTCCTAATGATGATGTGAGAGCAGCATATGATGGTGATGGTAGTAGTACAAGTGGCTACACTAGTGATCATAGTCCTACAAATGGAAGTAATCCTTCCAATAGAGATAGTGGTCTTAGTGAGGGTTCAAGTACTTCTACAACTCCCATGGATAATATATCCTCTCCCGAGGGCAATacttttttaaatgataatacaacTAGTTATGTTCATACTCAAACAGTAAGGAGGTCTTCCAAAGAATCTGTTCTTCCTAAGAGATTTGATGATTATGTTTTAAATGGTAAAGTTAAATATGGAATTGAAAAA ATTAAGTATAATTCAAATGGTGAGATAGAAAGATATAAGGCAAGACTTGTAGCCAAAGGCTACAGTCAAAAGGAggaaattgattatgatgaaacttttactCATGTGATAAAACATGTGACTCTTAGATGTATTATTACCTTGGCTGTACAAAATGACTGGCCATTGTTTCAATTTGATGTGAATAATGCTTTTCTTTATGGTGATTTGCATGAGGAAATTTATATGAAATTGCCAGAAGGATATTTCACTAAAGATGAAACTAAAGTGTGTAAGTTGGTTAAGTCTTTATATGGTTTAAAACAAGCTCCTAGGCAGtggaatcataagttaaattatgcTTTAATTGAACATGGTTTTGAACAAAGtgtttcttattattatttatatgttaAGAACACCAATGGTGTTTTCATTGCTTtgcttgtttatgttgatgatattgttgttACTGGCAATAATTTGACTGAGATTGAAAATTTTAAGAGGTTTCTTAAAACAAAGTTCATGATCAAAGATCTTGGAGTACTTAAATACTTTCCTGGTATTGAAATTTTGCCTTGTAATTATGGTATATGCATGAATCAAAGGAAGTATTGtcttgaattattaaatgattatggaaTGCTTGGGTGTAAACCTATGAGCACTCCTATTGAGGCTAACATGAGTGTTGAAAATGAACCAAGTTAA